The following coding sequences are from one Roseburia hominis A2-183 window:
- the epsC gene encoding serine O-acetyltransferase EpsC: MGILRYMKEEFQVIKERDPAIKSPMEVLLYPTFHVMLSYRRAHKLYLKGHYFWARFISQRAARKTGIEIHPGATIGKGFFIDHGSGVIIGETSIIGDNVTLYQGVTLGGTGKETGKRHPTIGNNVMISAGAKIIGSFTVGDNSKIGAGSVVIEEVPPNCTVVGVPGRVVKRDNIRTPQDDMDQVHLPDPVKEDITVLQHENAELVNRVLDLEKEVRILSTGAGASQE, encoded by the coding sequence ATGGGTATCCTAAGGTATATGAAGGAAGAGTTTCAGGTAATCAAGGAACGCGATCCGGCGATCAAAAGTCCGATGGAAGTTTTGCTTTATCCGACATTTCATGTTATGCTAAGCTACAGAAGGGCGCATAAGCTTTATCTCAAAGGGCATTATTTCTGGGCGCGGTTTATTTCGCAGCGCGCAGCCAGGAAAACAGGCATTGAGATCCATCCGGGAGCGACGATCGGCAAGGGATTTTTTATCGATCACGGAAGCGGCGTCATCATCGGCGAGACGTCGATCATCGGAGATAACGTGACGCTGTATCAGGGCGTGACACTTGGCGGTACCGGCAAGGAGACCGGAAAGCGTCATCCGACGATCGGGAACAATGTCATGATCAGTGCCGGGGCGAAGATTATCGGTTCTTTTACGGTCGGGGATAATTCCAAGATCGGCGCCGGAAGCGTCGTCATCGAGGAAGTGCCGCCGAACTGCACCGTGGTCGGAGTGCCGGGACGCGTTGTAAAGCGCGACAATATCAGGACACCGCAGGATGACATGGATCAGGTGCATCTTCCGGACCCTGTGAAGGAGGATATCACCGTGCTGCAGCATGAGAATGCCGAACTGGTGAACCGTGTGCTGGATCTGGAAAAAGAAGTGCGTATTTTAAGCACGGGAGCCGGAGCGTCACAGGAATAA
- the ispF gene encoding 2-C-methyl-D-erythritol 2,4-cyclodiphosphate synthase has product MRVGMGYDVHKLVEGRDLIIGGVKIPHTLGLLGHSDADVLLHAIMDALLGAAGLGDIGKHFPDTDPQYKGISSMKLLSHVAELIRERGYVVENIDATIIAQKPKMRPHIPQMEENIAGALGISTDQVNVKATTEEGLGFTGTEEGISSQAICALSSFYEGSFTVADSAAGCAGCGGCGRSVQ; this is encoded by the coding sequence ATGAGAGTAGGAATGGGTTACGACGTGCATAAACTGGTTGAGGGCAGAGATCTGATCATCGGCGGTGTCAAGATCCCGCATACGCTTGGTCTGCTCGGACATTCGGATGCGGATGTGCTGCTTCATGCGATTATGGATGCGCTTTTGGGCGCGGCGGGATTAGGCGACATTGGAAAGCATTTTCCGGACACTGATCCGCAGTATAAGGGAATTTCCAGTATGAAGCTGCTCTCCCATGTGGCGGAGCTGATCCGGGAGAGGGGTTACGTGGTGGAGAACATTGATGCGACGATCATTGCGCAGAAGCCGAAGATGCGCCCGCATATCCCGCAGATGGAGGAAAACATCGCGGGAGCGCTCGGCATCAGTACGGATCAGGTCAATGTCAAGGCGACCACGGAGGAGGGACTTGGCTTCACCGGAACGGAGGAAGGGATTTCCTCACAGGCGATCTGCGCGCTTTCCAGTTTTTATGAGGGAAGTTTTACTGTGGCGGACTCTGCGGCAGGCTGCGCGGGCTGCGGCGGCTGCGGACGAAGCGTACAATGA
- a CDS encoding homocysteine S-methyltransferase family protein: protein MTREEFATLVGSRPVILDGATGTNLQKAGMPVGVCPEQWILENPGVLIELQERYVEAGTDILFAPTFTASRIKLEEYGLEDSLVQMNRELVALSKRAAGGRAYVAGDLTMTGRQLYPLGDLMFEDLVEVYKEQAKVICEAGADLFVVETMMSLQECRAAVIAIREVCDLPIMVSLTYNEDGRTLYGTDPATAVIVLQSLGADAVGLNCSTGPEAMIDPVQQMAEYATIPLLAKPNAGMPELCDGVTVYRTTPEEFASVGAKLVEAGAAIIGGCCGTTPEHICALKQAVGSMPVHMPLTKKRRMLASERMHVEIRLDGKFMVIGERINPTGKKKLQAELKEGSLSMVRTMATEQEENGAQILDINMGMNGIDEKQMMLDAIYEVTSTVDLPLCIDSSHVDIIEAALRIYPGRALVNSISLEKEKIEYLLPIAKKYGAMFILLPLSDEGLPKDSAEKHGIIREILRRAEAIGMGKEDIVVDGLVATIGANPKAALECFETFSFCKNEMELPTVCGLSNISFGLPERSYVNTAFLTMAIGNGLTMAIANPSQELLMNAAFASDMLLNKEESGIRYIGRMNYLSEKHEGMEHVWVPVGTAKGAAVKGTAAGQAGNAGGAKDSGNANEARSAVFTAVLKGNKNHILDEVKHALDTGEKPDDIINGHLIPAINEVGELFDKQKYFLPQLISSANTMKVAIEYLEPMLARSDKEPKATLVVATVEGDIHDIGKNLVVLMLKNYGYHVIDLGKDVPADLIVDTAMKENARVIGLSALMTTTMMRMKDVVELVKERGCTAKVVIGGAAITESFAEEIGADGYSKDAAECVKLVDRLLEEE from the coding sequence ATGACCAGAGAGGAATTTGCAACACTTGTGGGAAGCAGACCGGTGATATTGGACGGCGCGACAGGAACGAATCTGCAGAAAGCAGGAATGCCGGTCGGGGTCTGCCCGGAGCAGTGGATTCTGGAGAACCCGGGGGTTCTGATAGAATTGCAGGAGCGCTATGTGGAGGCGGGCACCGATATTTTGTTCGCGCCCACCTTTACGGCAAGCCGGATCAAGCTGGAGGAGTACGGACTGGAGGATTCCCTGGTGCAGATGAACCGTGAGCTGGTGGCGCTCTCAAAGCGCGCGGCAGGCGGCAGGGCATATGTGGCGGGCGATCTGACGATGACGGGACGGCAGCTTTATCCGCTCGGCGATCTGATGTTTGAGGATCTGGTAGAAGTCTACAAGGAGCAGGCGAAGGTGATCTGCGAGGCGGGAGCGGATCTTTTTGTCGTGGAGACCATGATGAGTCTTCAGGAATGCCGTGCTGCGGTCATTGCTATCCGCGAAGTGTGTGATCTCCCGATTATGGTGTCGCTGACCTACAATGAGGATGGGCGGACGCTCTACGGAACCGATCCGGCGACTGCGGTGATTGTGCTGCAGAGCCTCGGAGCGGATGCTGTGGGACTGAATTGCTCCACCGGACCGGAGGCGATGATTGATCCGGTACAGCAGATGGCGGAGTATGCGACGATTCCGCTTCTGGCAAAGCCGAATGCCGGTATGCCGGAGCTCTGTGACGGCGTGACCGTATACCGTACCACGCCGGAGGAGTTTGCGTCAGTCGGCGCGAAGCTTGTGGAGGCGGGCGCGGCGATCATCGGCGGATGCTGCGGCACGACACCGGAGCATATCTGCGCATTAAAGCAGGCGGTGGGTTCCATGCCGGTGCATATGCCTCTCACAAAGAAAAGACGTATGCTCGCCTCGGAGCGGATGCATGTGGAGATCCGGCTTGACGGTAAGTTCATGGTGATCGGAGAGCGGATCAATCCGACAGGAAAGAAAAAGCTGCAGGCGGAGTTAAAAGAGGGAAGTCTTAGTATGGTGCGGACCATGGCGACGGAGCAGGAGGAGAACGGCGCACAGATTCTGGACATCAATATGGGAATGAACGGAATTGACGAAAAGCAGATGATGTTAGACGCCATCTATGAAGTGACTTCCACGGTAGATCTGCCGCTCTGCATCGATTCCAGCCATGTGGATATCATCGAGGCGGCGCTGCGCATCTATCCGGGACGTGCGCTTGTCAATTCCATTTCTCTGGAAAAAGAAAAGATCGAGTATCTGCTGCCGATCGCGAAGAAGTACGGTGCCATGTTTATTTTGCTGCCGCTCTCGGACGAGGGGCTGCCGAAGGATTCTGCAGAAAAGCACGGGATCATCCGCGAGATCTTAAGACGCGCGGAAGCGATCGGCATGGGAAAAGAGGACATTGTGGTGGACGGACTGGTGGCGACGATCGGTGCCAATCCGAAGGCGGCGCTGGAGTGTTTTGAGACATTTTCTTTCTGCAAAAATGAGATGGAACTGCCGACGGTCTGCGGACTGTCCAACATTTCGTTCGGACTTCCGGAGCGCTCCTATGTCAACACGGCATTTCTCACAATGGCGATCGGAAATGGCCTTACGATGGCGATTGCAAATCCTTCCCAGGAACTTCTGATGAATGCGGCATTTGCATCGGACATGCTTCTGAACAAGGAGGAGAGCGGCATCCGCTATATCGGGCGCATGAATTATCTGTCCGAGAAGCATGAGGGCATGGAACATGTGTGGGTACCTGTCGGGACGGCGAAGGGCGCTGCCGTGAAAGGTACTGCCGCGGGACAGGCGGGAAACGCAGGCGGCGCAAAGGATTCCGGGAACGCGAATGAGGCGCGCAGTGCGGTTTTTACGGCGGTCTTAAAGGGCAATAAGAATCATATTTTAGACGAGGTCAAACATGCGTTAGACACCGGGGAGAAGCCGGATGACATCATCAACGGACATCTGATCCCGGCGATCAACGAGGTCGGCGAGCTGTTCGACAAGCAGAAGTATTTTCTGCCGCAGCTGATTTCTTCTGCGAATACGATGAAGGTGGCGATCGAATATTTAGAGCCGATGTTAGCACGCTCGGACAAGGAGCCGAAGGCAACGCTCGTCGTGGCGACCGTGGAGGGTGATATCCATGACATCGGGAAGAATCTTGTGGTGCTGATGCTGAAAAATTACGGGTATCATGTGATTGATCTGGGAAAAGATGTCCCGGCAGATCTGATTGTAGATACCGCGATGAAGGAAAATGCCAGGGTGATAGGGCTCTCCGCGCTGATGACGACGACGATGATGCGCATGAAGGACGTGGTGGAGCTTGTCAAAGAGCGCGGATGTACGGCGAAGGTTGTCATCGGAGGTGCGGCGATCACGGAAAGCTTTGCGGAGGAGATCGGAGCAGACGGCTATTCCAAGGATGCGGCGGAATGTGTGAAGCTGGTGGATCGTCTGTTGGAGGAAGAGTAG
- a CDS encoding Cof-type HAD-IIB family hydrolase, with the protein MKQPVSLIALDMDGTLFNGQSEISKEDQDAIREASSRGIHVAISTGRPYAGLPVTLLSGLGVSYAITSNGAAVYHLPDRLCIHESAMEPALVCPIIEELQKKSIHMDAFINGDGFSQRSCEGKIDCLDMPTSIKRYIHRTRTFTDDLAAYIRVHNLNVQKMTLNFYPQEDGTFLYRDEVMQILSEHPEITFLSGGYHNLEFTRAGVTKGNGLTLLCSHLGVDIEETLACGDTQNDIDILKTAAIGVAMENALPEVKEIADFVTRSNENSGVAHAIRTFAL; encoded by the coding sequence ATGAAACAGCCTGTCAGTCTGATTGCCCTCGATATGGACGGCACTCTTTTTAACGGACAAAGTGAGATCTCAAAGGAGGATCAGGACGCCATTCGCGAAGCTTCCTCCCGCGGAATTCACGTTGCCATATCGACCGGACGCCCTTACGCCGGGCTTCCCGTCACACTTTTATCCGGTCTCGGCGTCTCCTATGCCATCACCTCCAACGGTGCTGCCGTCTATCATCTGCCGGACCGCCTCTGCATCCATGAATCTGCGATGGAGCCTGCGCTTGTATGCCCCATCATCGAAGAACTGCAAAAAAAGAGCATCCATATGGATGCTTTTATCAATGGCGACGGCTTCAGCCAGCGTTCCTGTGAGGGAAAGATCGACTGCCTGGACATGCCCACATCAATCAAACGCTACATTCACCGGACCAGAACCTTCACCGATGATCTCGCTGCCTATATCCGCGTCCACAATCTGAACGTCCAGAAGATGACGCTGAATTTTTATCCGCAGGAGGACGGCACTTTTCTCTACCGCGACGAAGTGATGCAGATCCTGTCAGAGCACCCCGAGATCACCTTTCTCTCCGGCGGCTACCACAATCTGGAATTCACCAGAGCGGGCGTCACCAAAGGAAACGGTCTCACCCTGCTCTGTTCGCACCTCGGCGTCGATATCGAAGAGACGCTTGCCTGCGGCGACACCCAGAACGACATCGACATTTTAAAAACCGCAGCGATCGGCGTCGCCATGGAAAATGCCCTGCCGGAAGTGAAGGAGATCGCAGACTTTGTGACGCGCTCCAATGAAAACAGCGGCGTCGCGCATGCAATCCGCACGTTTGCCCTGTGA
- the mnmA gene encoding tRNA 2-thiouridine(34) synthase MnmA, with protein sequence MAGKKVVVGMSGGVDSSVAAYLLKQQGYDVIGVTMQIWQDEDQFTQAESGGCCGLSAVDDARRVADRLEIPYYVMNFKREFKKNVMDYFTAEYLKGRTPNPCIACNRYVKWESLLQRSLEIGADYIATGHYARVEQLSNGRYAIRNSVTAAKDQTYALFNLTQKQLSHTLMPVGDYTKDEIRAIAEDIGLMVAHKKDSQEICFIPDNDYAGFIDRECGEMVPPPGNFVSVDGEILGRHKGITHYTIGQRKGLGIAFGYPVFVTEIRPETNEVVLGSDKDVYTNRLYANQLNFMALSDIEEPVRLKAKIRYSHAGSCCTVRRTGADEICCEFEEPVRAVTPGQAVVLYDGDYVAGGGVITHA encoded by the coding sequence ATGGCAGGAAAAAAAGTAGTAGTCGGTATGTCGGGCGGAGTGGATTCTTCCGTGGCGGCATATTTGTTAAAACAGCAGGGATATGATGTGATCGGAGTCACAATGCAGATCTGGCAGGATGAGGATCAGTTTACACAGGCGGAGAGCGGCGGATGCTGTGGACTCTCGGCGGTGGATGACGCACGCAGGGTGGCGGATCGTCTGGAGATTCCGTATTATGTGATGAATTTCAAGCGCGAGTTCAAGAAGAATGTCATGGATTATTTTACAGCGGAGTATTTAAAAGGGCGCACGCCGAATCCGTGTATTGCATGCAACCGCTATGTGAAATGGGAATCTCTGCTTCAGAGGAGCTTGGAGATCGGAGCCGATTACATTGCGACCGGCCACTACGCGCGCGTGGAACAGCTTTCCAACGGAAGATATGCTATCCGCAATTCCGTGACGGCGGCAAAGGATCAGACCTACGCGCTGTTTAATCTCACGCAGAAGCAGCTCTCCCATACCCTCATGCCGGTAGGAGATTACACAAAGGATGAGATCCGTGCGATTGCGGAAGACATCGGACTGATGGTTGCACATAAAAAGGACAGCCAGGAGATCTGTTTTATACCGGACAATGATTATGCCGGATTTATAGACAGAGAGTGCGGGGAAATGGTCCCGCCGCCGGGCAACTTTGTGTCGGTGGACGGAGAGATTTTAGGGCGGCACAAGGGAATTACACATTATACGATCGGACAGCGCAAAGGACTCGGGATTGCGTTTGGATATCCGGTGTTTGTGACAGAGATACGCCCGGAGACAAATGAGGTGGTTCTCGGAAGTGATAAAGATGTGTATACAAACCGGCTGTATGCGAATCAGCTGAACTTTATGGCGCTCTCCGACATTGAGGAGCCGGTTCGCCTGAAGGCAAAGATCCGGTACTCGCATGCGGGAAGCTGCTGCACCGTGCGGCGCACCGGTGCGGATGAGATCTGCTGTGAATTTGAAGAGCCGGTGCGCGCCGTGACACCGGGACAGGCAGTGGTGCTGTACGACGGAGACTATGTCGCGGGAGGCGGCGTGATCACACACGCTTAA
- a CDS encoding CBS domain-containing protein → MRVKAIMMPFSKLACISVENTVEEAMKIIDEQGLLSLPVVDGQQFVGVLSKQFLFEEFFRNYTGTREEFAQRKVMEFMKTRIETIGENTRIEEAAAMFITSKVRFIPITNEQNKLLGIVTQQAVFKEYQKIFGNKHNSMAIYTYDIRGVLGKICELIAKEGGDICNMMVIPTDVMDLAEIFLRVEAPDFERVVRALERHGYDVRDVKYNDQK, encoded by the coding sequence ATGCGTGTAAAAGCAATTATGATGCCTTTCAGTAAGCTGGCGTGTATCAGCGTGGAGAATACGGTAGAAGAGGCAATGAAGATTATCGACGAGCAGGGACTTCTCTCGCTTCCGGTAGTGGACGGACAGCAGTTTGTGGGTGTTTTGTCCAAACAGTTTTTGTTTGAGGAATTTTTCCGGAACTATACAGGGACCAGAGAAGAATTTGCACAGCGAAAAGTGATGGAGTTCATGAAGACAAGAATTGAGACCATCGGTGAGAATACACGGATTGAGGAAGCGGCAGCAATGTTTATCACCTCCAAAGTTCGTTTTATTCCGATCACGAACGAGCAGAACAAGCTGCTTGGAATCGTGACGCAGCAGGCGGTATTCAAGGAATATCAGAAGATCTTTGGTAACAAACACAATTCCATGGCAATCTACACGTATGATATCCGAGGTGTGCTCGGCAAGATCTGTGAGCTGATTGCTAAGGAGGGCGGAGACATCTGCAACATGATGGTGATTCCGACGGATGTTATGGATCTGGCAGAGATCTTCCTTCGGGTGGAAGCACCGGATTTTGAGCGTGTGGTACGCGCGTTAGAGCGCCACGGTTATGATGTGCGTGATGTGAAGTATAATGATCAGAAATAA
- a CDS encoding uracil-DNA glycosylase, which translates to MSMIDNDWLPAIQGEFRKPYYRELYTFVREEYSRTVVYPPAEDIFNAFHFTPLSEVKVLLLGQDPYHNVNQAHGLSFSVLPEQKEIPPSLQNIYKELHDDLGCYIPNNGYLKKWADQGVLLLNTVLTVRAHQANSHQGRGWEQFTDAVIQAVNAQDRPIVYLLWGRPAQSKIPMLTNPKHLILTAPHPSPLSAYRGFFGCRHFSKANAFLEEHGIAPIDWQIENI; encoded by the coding sequence ATGTCGATGATTGACAATGACTGGCTTCCGGCAATCCAGGGGGAATTCCGAAAGCCGTATTACCGGGAATTATACACATTTGTGCGGGAGGAATACAGCAGAACAGTGGTCTACCCGCCGGCGGAGGATATCTTTAATGCCTTTCATTTTACGCCGCTTAGTGAGGTGAAGGTGCTTCTGTTGGGGCAGGACCCCTATCACAATGTAAATCAGGCACATGGTCTTTCGTTTTCCGTGCTGCCGGAGCAAAAGGAGATCCCGCCCTCCCTACAGAACATTTATAAGGAACTGCATGATGATCTGGGCTGTTACATTCCGAATAACGGTTATCTGAAAAAATGGGCAGATCAGGGAGTGCTTCTGCTCAACACCGTCCTCACCGTGCGCGCGCACCAGGCGAATTCCCATCAGGGAAGAGGCTGGGAGCAGTTCACTGATGCGGTCATTCAGGCAGTAAATGCCCAGGATCGTCCGATTGTGTACCTCCTCTGGGGCAGACCGGCGCAGTCCAAAATACCGATGCTTACGAATCCGAAGCATCTGATCTTAACGGCACCGCATCCGAGCCCTCTCTCGGCATACCGGGGATTTTTCGGGTGCCGGCATTTCAGCAAGGCAAATGCGTTTCTTGAGGAGCATGGAATCGCACCGATAGACTGGCAAATTGAGAATATTTAG
- the hisF gene encoding imidazole glycerol phosphate synthase subunit HisF, with protein MFTKRVIPCLDVNGGRVVKGVNFVNLRDAGDPVEIAAAYDKAGADELVFLDINATSDARNTVVDMVRRVAERVFIPFTVGGGIRTVDDFKALLREGADKIAINSSAINRPELISEAADKFGSQCVVVAIDARRRADGSGWNIYKNGGRIDVGLDAVEWAMKADRLGAGEILLTSMDCDGTKAGYDIELTRQVAENVSIPVIASGGAGTKDHFYDALTKGKADAVLAASLFHYKELEIMDLKNDLAARGVSVRR; from the coding sequence ATGTTTACAAAGAGAGTGATTCCCTGTCTGGATGTGAATGGCGGGCGTGTGGTAAAGGGTGTTAATTTTGTGAATCTGAGGGATGCCGGAGATCCGGTGGAGATTGCGGCAGCTTACGATAAGGCAGGTGCGGACGAACTGGTATTTCTGGACATTAACGCTACCTCGGACGCCAGAAATACCGTGGTCGATATGGTGCGCCGCGTGGCGGAGAGAGTGTTCATTCCGTTTACGGTCGGAGGCGGCATAAGGACGGTGGATGATTTTAAGGCACTGCTCCGCGAGGGCGCAGACAAGATTGCGATCAATTCTTCCGCGATCAACCGGCCGGAACTGATCTCGGAGGCGGCAGACAAATTCGGCAGCCAATGCGTGGTGGTTGCGATTGACGCAAGGAGACGCGCGGACGGCTCCGGGTGGAATATCTATAAGAACGGCGGACGGATTGATGTGGGTCTGGATGCCGTCGAGTGGGCGATGAAGGCAGACCGGCTTGGCGCAGGAGAGATTCTTCTGACAAGCATGGACTGCGATGGCACGAAAGCGGGATATGACATTGAACTGACCAGACAGGTCGCGGAAAATGTATCGATTCCTGTGATTGCTTCCGGCGGCGCCGGGACGAAGGATCATTTTTATGATGCACTGACAAAGGGAAAAGCGGATGCGGTTCTTGCGGCATCCCTGTTTCACTATAAAGAACTTGAGATTATGGATCTGAAGAACGATCTGGCAGCGAGGGGCGTATCTGTGCGGCGATAG
- the hisH gene encoding imidazole glycerol phosphate synthase subunit HisH — protein MIAIIDYDAGNLKSVEKAFLALGEECVVTRDHDSIRRADRVVLPGVGSFGTAMQQLKKYELDQVIREVVQEDKPFLGICLGLQLLFEGSEESDGVEGLHLLDGEIVKIPEAPGLKIPHIGWNSLDFPHEGRLFAGLKEQPYVYFVHSYYLKAKDPSIVKATTEYGVTIHASVEKGNLFACQFHPEKSSTVGLQILKNFAEI, from the coding sequence ATGATAGCAATTATAGACTATGACGCAGGCAATTTAAAAAGTGTGGAAAAGGCGTTCCTCGCGCTGGGTGAGGAATGTGTGGTCACGAGAGATCATGACAGCATACGCCGGGCAGACAGAGTGGTACTGCCGGGTGTCGGTTCTTTTGGAACGGCAATGCAGCAGCTGAAAAAATATGAGCTGGATCAGGTGATCCGCGAGGTTGTGCAGGAAGACAAGCCGTTTCTCGGCATCTGTCTGGGTCTGCAGCTGCTGTTTGAGGGCAGCGAGGAGAGTGACGGCGTGGAGGGACTTCATCTGCTGGACGGAGAGATCGTGAAGATTCCGGAGGCGCCGGGACTTAAGATCCCGCACATCGGCTGGAATTCACTGGATTTCCCGCATGAAGGAAGATTGTTTGCCGGATTGAAGGAACAGCCGTATGTCTATTTTGTACATTCCTACTACCTGAAAGCGAAAGATCCGTCGATTGTGAAGGCGACCACAGAGTACGGCGTGACGATTCATGCTTCCGTGGAGAAGGGCAACCTGTTTGCGTGCCAGTTTCACCCGGAGAAGAGCAGCACAGTGGGACTTCAGATACTGAAGAATTTTGCGGAAATATAG
- a CDS encoding chemotaxis protein produces MDTNILLESGTNELEVLEFTLGNNHYGINVAKIREILTYQPVTPVPNSHPSIEGIFMPRDTMISVVNLKRCLGMPDDAKTEGLFIITNFNKLNIAFHVDAVLGIHRVSWEAIIKPDATINTEQNSASTGVIKMDDKLIIILDFEKIVTDISPETGLKMSDMDDMGQRERCESPILIAEDSPLLSRLITDCLKKAGYTNLIVTMNGQEAWDKLQEFEKAGNVREKVHCIITDIEMPLMDGHRLTKLVKTNDNMKKIPLIIFSSLVNEEMRIKGEQLGADAQLTKPEIGSLVSAIDDLIDKSMD; encoded by the coding sequence ATGGATACAAATATATTATTGGAATCGGGAACAAACGAACTGGAAGTTCTGGAATTTACCTTGGGAAACAATCATTACGGAATCAATGTTGCAAAGATCAGGGAGATTTTAACCTATCAGCCGGTTACGCCTGTCCCAAATTCACATCCGAGTATCGAAGGAATCTTCATGCCGCGTGATACGATGATCTCTGTGGTAAATCTGAAGCGCTGTCTGGGAATGCCGGATGATGCGAAGACAGAGGGACTTTTTATCATTACGAACTTTAACAAGTTAAACATTGCATTTCACGTAGATGCCGTGCTTGGTATCCACCGTGTTTCCTGGGAGGCGATCATCAAGCCGGATGCCACGATCAATACCGAGCAGAACAGCGCCTCGACCGGTGTCATCAAGATGGATGACAAGCTGATCATCATCCTTGACTTTGAGAAGATTGTGACGGACATCAGCCCGGAGACAGGACTGAAGATGTCCGATATGGACGACATGGGACAGCGTGAGCGCTGTGAATCTCCGATTTTGATCGCAGAGGATTCCCCGCTTCTTAGCAGACTGATCACAGACTGCCTGAAGAAGGCAGGCTACACGAACCTGATTGTGACAATGAACGGTCAGGAGGCATGGGATAAGCTGCAGGAGTTTGAAAAAGCAGGCAATGTGCGTGAGAAAGTACACTGCATTATCACAGATATTGAGATGCCGTTGATGGACGGACACCGCCTTACGAAGCTGGTTAAGACAAATGACAATATGAAGAAGATTCCATTGATTATTTTCTCATCTCTTGTAAATGAGGAGATGCGCATCAAGGGAGAACAGCTTGGAGCGGATGCCCAGCTGACAAAGCCGGAGATTGGCAGTCTTGTTTCGGCGATTGACGACTTGATTGACAAGAGCATGGACTGA
- a CDS encoding DUF4352 domain-containing protein has protein sequence MRRTRIKMMAAVMAATMLLGGCGDALYDLTDDEENVIVNYAAHIVTKYNTYQREGLTYVSPEEPEETQEDVTVPQTPETQDASETGTAASAEAAAPAVSVAAAGSASLDQLFGADGIQMTYAGAQLAPGYMEGDYYEMTPDAGKQYLVLSIDVTNTGADGVGLDVLSVSPKFTVVLNQSVKSTAETTLLDTDFSTYQGTIPAGGSTRLVLVFQVPDDVASADSVELYVQMDQMIQIIL, from the coding sequence ATGAGAAGAACAAGAATCAAGATGATGGCAGCGGTGATGGCTGCAACGATGCTGTTGGGCGGGTGTGGTGATGCACTCTATGACCTGACAGACGACGAGGAGAACGTCATTGTCAATTATGCGGCGCATATCGTCACGAAGTACAACACATATCAGCGGGAAGGTCTGACGTATGTGAGTCCGGAAGAACCGGAGGAGACGCAGGAGGATGTCACGGTGCCGCAGACGCCGGAGACACAGGACGCGTCAGAGACGGGAACAGCCGCATCTGCGGAAGCTGCGGCACCTGCTGTGTCGGTGGCGGCAGCCGGATCGGCATCTCTGGATCAACTGTTCGGAGCCGACGGCATTCAGATGACCTATGCGGGCGCGCAGCTTGCACCGGGGTACATGGAAGGTGATTATTATGAGATGACCCCGGATGCCGGAAAACAGTATCTGGTGCTGTCCATAGATGTGACCAACACCGGGGCGGACGGAGTGGGTCTTGATGTTTTGAGTGTCAGCCCGAAGTTCACGGTTGTATTGAACCAGTCGGTCAAGAGCACGGCGGAGACCACATTGCTGGATACGGATTTTTCCACCTATCAGGGTACGATTCCTGCGGGAGGGAGCACCCGCCTGGTACTTGTATTCCAGGTGCCGGATGATGTGGCGTCGGCAGACAGTGTGGAACTGTATGTGCAAATGGATCAAATGATACAAATTATTCTGTAA